The following nucleotide sequence is from Triticum dicoccoides isolate Atlit2015 ecotype Zavitan chromosome 7B, WEW_v2.0, whole genome shotgun sequence.
AGCTAATCTAGATGGAAGATATCAGTAGCAGTGGGGTGGATCTAGGTGCACCGGCACACCCAAAAAATCTGAGGCCAGTGGGGTTTAAGGCTAACTAATCGTCAATGACGAAATGGTCATACCTCTTTAACTATGCGACAGTAGGGATGCGTTGAGAAACAAAAGGAAGGGTGATGGCACCCTCTATATGCATTCAAAAACTGCTCCGTGGGCATGAAACATTCTCCAAACTGTGATGATGGATCTCAAATATTGTTGGACGCATCTGAAGCCCCTTCGAACCAGGAGACAGTTAATGATTCCCTGGACAATCCACGCATATCTCAGGTGTAAACTGTGCAAGAAAGATCATAATGTTCATTGGTCAGTTCAGCAATGACCTTTTGTAATTATTAGTAAAAATATATGATTTATAGTTGCAACTGTGTAAACCCTGTTTTCAGCTTGCAATACATATGTTTACTCCTCTGTTTAGTAGTACAAAAAGGTGGCTCATCTAATATgaaattatttatttttcttttcttcgtATGGAAATACTCCATACTATGATATTAATATAAGTATTTCAAGAAATTAACACCCCCGCCCCCGCCAAGCTCCCCCCTGCAACCCTGTAGACATCTTCTATATCTAaggctggtcacagtggggaggaacttaagagtaacatcacacactccaatacaactttgcttatgtggcacgtatttaatgaagagagaggtgcttgtggtaactagctaagttaccggaacatcacacacttcaagaaacaatgagtctataacttaataaatacatcgttgcatgacactacatagatgttcctacccactatggaggtagtaacatagtctagaaaagtgtgaagttactagcttatgttcttgcccattgtgaccagcctaaatAGGAGCACCACTACttgatttctcttgacatgcaagctATACACATCATCAGCCACGTCATACTTCCTTCCATCTTAACTGCCGTATCCTGAGACATGCAGCCTTCCATGCATCTTAACTATAGCCTCCGGTGTGCAACAAATAATAATTAGCAAAAAGAATGTATATCGCCAGACTCTACATGCAAGGGTCCATCCGCTTGCCATGCGGTACTACGGGAGGAGCGTTGAATACGATGGGAATTAATACGTGTACTAGGTTCCTTCGTCTCCCTCGATTCCAAACCCTCACTCATTCTTCTCAActtcaaactctctctctctctttccataCCGCCCGCCGCCGGACAAGTCTTCAAGGGTCATTGTTGTCAGAGGCTGGCGCACTGCTGCCATATTACCTGACTGTTTGTGCCACTGATTTGTTCATATATGCAGCCGAAACGCCATGACGAGCGGCGCCGCCGGCTCGAACGCGATGACTCGCGTCCTTCTGGCCGTCAGGTCTCCAACAAGCACTACTCCCTGGCAGTCGCTTACCCTGGTGAAGATCTTCAAGCTCGTGGTTGGCGCGCTCCGCAAGGAAGGCGCCCTCCTGGTGGTGCTCATGGACCAGTGCGTGGTCATCGCGAGCGCTTTTCTGCAGTGAGCACTGCGGCCTCCGCGGTGGAGAATGGTGAGTACACTTACGGGAGGGATGGGGGCACTCCAGCTCCTACACGTTGGGTATGTCATGATGGATTTTTTGTTTAGATTTTTCAGAAAAGGAGCAATAGAATCAGGACAAATGATGGAGCGGGGACATATCCACTAAGTATCCAAGGCGTATCCAACATGCATCTGGATTTCTTTTCCTTTATTCTTAATAGTGTCAATTCTTCCGATAATTGTTCAGATACTGTGTCCAAGATGTATCATTGTTTCAGGAAGCCCAGTAGCTGAGACTACTATTTTGGCCGTCTTCTTACCATCACAACTGTGTAGAGTTTGGTCTGGGTAAGTATCTGTTAGCTTTCCTTCACTATGCCCGGTTAAATATGGTTTTGCTCCCTTCCAAGATGTATCATTGTTTCAGGAAGCCCAGTAGCTGAGACTACTATTTTGGTCGTCTTCTTACCATCACAACTGTGTAGAGTTTGGTCTGGGCAAATATCTGTTAGCTTTCCTTCATTATGCCCGGTTAAATATGGTTTTGCTCCCTTCCTTATTCTCTTACTGTAAGTCATTGTTATGTGTTGTTCTACTACCCTTCTCGCTGCATGTCGTAACCACATATTCTTCATGGCCTTTGAATTATCTATAGTTCCACCCTGCAATTTTAGTAGATTAATGAGCTTGGAAATGAGAAGATAGATCATTGTTTACTTTGCTACACTGAAATGCGTCAACCTAATAAATATCACACAATACcagttttcttttttttcatatCTCTTTAAATCATCACAGAATTTCCCGCCGCAACGTGCGGGTACCCTCTAGTATGATAATATAGCTCTACCGCATTACTGTACAAGTACATGTCCCTAGTTATTCCACTTAGTGTTAGCCAAGGCCGAGCTTAATAAAGCGGTGGAATAGTATGTAAACTACTGACGTGGGACTAACGGATGCAGTGGTAACTATGGATCTGGTTCAACGTCCATGAAGATAAAACATAATCCGACACAGCACGCTATGGAAATCCAGATTAGTAATCTGCTTAAGTAACTATTTTATTACTATTCTGTGTGAGCTGCTTAAGTAGTTGTTGGGTGCATTAGTAGCTACTAGGTAACTAGTGCCAAACCGCGTCATCTATCCGAGACTAATAAAGTTAGGCAGGCAGCTATAGTACTGGTGAGAATGCAATGTGCCTTTCTTAATTGAGATTTGCTAACTATAGGTCTACTAGTTTTTCTTCGGCCCAAGAAAATTTCTTCAGATTAGATTCATGCTATGGTCTGTGTTGGTCGATGCTATGAAAATCAACACAGAAGATTGACTGCTCCCAAGGAAAGGTATGGCAGATAAGGTAaagaatctactccctccgttccgtaatataagagcgttttcgacactagtgtagtgtcaaaaatgctcttacattatgggacagagggagtaacaaACAGTGATGTAAGGGGGAAACAACGATTGACCGTGCGTACTTGGCCGCCCCCGCCGCCATTCCACGCGCGCTCCTTTGTCGTGGAggatggggacggggacgggggcggggaAATCCTGCTTCCCTGATATGGTGGCGAGCGCCGGAGACGGTGAGGAAGTGGTGGAGCTCCCCATTTCGATTTGGATTTCGATTTGGCCGTCGGCGTCTCGGCAAGGAAGCTGAAAGAAGAGTTGGTGAGTCTGGGGTGCAGCTTTTTTGTTTTTCAAGACAAGAATCTAATGCGCGGCTATGTGCCGCCTGCGGCGAGTCCACGGCCGGCCCAGTAACAGCATCATCATCATACTGACGTCATATTAATTTTTTCTTCTTCCACTTTTTATTTCACATATTtgtttcttatttttatttttatattacaaaaactctttacataaaaattaaaaaaatttaatcatgcatttgaaaagTCTTAAACATGTATATATAATGTTTTTTATGTAtgcaaaaaatgtacaatgtgaatTGAAAAATGTACTGTATGTGATATTTAAATAAATTTTATACATTGTATTTGTTTATAACTCAAAAAAATATTTTACTTTAAAGAAATACATAATATTTTAAAAATTGTTTAAAAGTTTCAAAAAGGTGTTCGTGTCAATTTCAAAAACAATGTTTGTACAATGTAAAAAAGTTTGCATAGTACATAAAAATTATTTTTACCATTATAAAATTTAAAACTTGTATTTAAAAAAttaacatgtattaaaaaaattaaaGACATGACTTTACAAAAATGTTTaaaatatatttgaaaaatgtGAAACATTTGTATAAAAATATTAGGTGCATACCAaaaatgtacaatgtatattaaaaagtAGACATGAAAACATATActagaaaaatgttaatcatgtatttggaaaTTGTTAAACGTGTGTAAAAATGTTCCTATTGTATACATAAAATGTACAATGCGTGTGAAAAATGCAGACATGTGTTGAAAAAAAGACAAAGAAataggaaagaaaacaaagaaaatcaAAGAAAACGGTGAAAACCgaagagagaaacaaaaaaaatgagaaatTAACAAAGAAAAGCGAGGGAAAAGAAAcacaaaagaaaaagggaaaggaaagaaatttgaagaaaaacaaaaaggggaaaggaaaagaaaaaacagaGAAAACACATCGGAAACCTGTGGAAAATTTGGGCAACAAAAAGAGGAAAAAACCAAAGGAAAAAACAATAGAAAAACAAACTCATGTCGCGCTACAGTGTTTGGGTTGGCCCGCTTGTGTCTACGCTTTGTTTTTAACTGCCCATAGCCCATAAGCCAATTTGTCTACAAAGAAACTGAGTTTTATTCTTGGAATTTCCTAAACGGCGCCCGTAGCGCCCGTTACAGGCTTAACCGTACGGGGCGCACACCCCCTTTCTCCTCGCTGGGCCGGGCCATGTTACTTTCTTtttcctgtttaaagacccaaaaaCACAGCGAGTACGGTGCATCGAACACACGATCTCTTGGCTCAACGTTCGTTGACACAACCAACCAGCCAACCGACTAAACGTGTGTACTTTTAGCGTTTCAGTTTTTTGTTAACCatattgaagaaaaatgttcacaatacattcaaaaaatgttcagtgtgtataaaaaaatgttcatcatgtatagaaATTTTGTTCAGCATGCATTCGAAAGGAGTTCATCGTATTTAAAAAAACGTTATACATGTATTTGAATATTGTTCACCAagcattgaaaaaatgttcagtgtgtatataaaaatgttcatcgtgtagaGAAATTTTGTTCAGCGTGTATTCATAAAAAGTTCAGCGTATTTTTAGATAAATGTTCTGTGTTTCTTTGAATAATGTTCACCctatactaagaaaatgttcaatgtgtattcagAACTATTTTTGAATACGCGGACTTTTTTAACATGCTCAAGAACTCCATCCGTAATATTTGAACATATTTTCAATAATTGAAATGTATAAATGCCACAGTGTATTTGTGCAATAAATAGCGCGTCTATTTGCTATTTATTTAAAATTTCGCGGTGTGAATATTTGCTAGCAGTTAGTTAGTGCAGTGGCTAGCCTCGGCGCCTGGAAGCAGGAGGTCGCGAGGTCGAATCCTGATCGGGACGGTATTTTCGGCTGTCATTTTTCGCGTTGCTTTTGTTGCGTGATCGTGGGCCGGCCCATCCAACCGCTGCTGCGGGTGCCAGATCCCTTGCGCCGCGCTGAAGGCGCCCTATAGGAGGTCCCTTTATTCTTGGGCTGAAAAAAAAAACAATCAGAGCAGAGCAAAGTGTCATTTCAACTTGGACAACTTTCATTTTCTATATTGGATCAGCTAACTGGTTCAACATATATCCATCTGAATTACTAGGTATATTCAACTTAGAAAGTCATGCAGTTCATCTTTATACCCACTTCACCATCAGCATGCACGTCACCTATAGAGGAGGAATGTCATCACAACCTTAAGACATTTAATGAAGGGATATACACGGGGCAATACCACATTGCTACCGTGGTAGATGAGTACTACACAACATCTTCGGATCAATGCTAGGTTATGAGCACTCTTTGGACCTGGAGGTGCTAAACCTGCCATCGCTTGATCCGACGCACTTGGAGCATCCATTCGCTAGGGAAAGAGGTGGAGAAAATCGTTAAATCCATGCCGCCGAATAAAGCCCCGGGGCCGGATGGATTTACTGGCCGCCTCTCTGCATCTTGTTGTACCATCATTAAAGGTGATTTCTTTTATGTCTTGAATCTTTCTGCAATGGGGATATGTGTGGAGTGCCTTCCATCAATAAGGCATTGGTTTCATTACTTCCAAAGAGGGAAGGTTCTGTGGACCCGCTAGATTATAGGCTGGTCAATCATGTTCATGGAGCGATCAATTTTCTTGATAAAATTCTCTCTTATTCGCTCGCAAACAATCTGCCAAAGTTTGTGACGAATCACCAAAGTGTTTTTCGAGTGAGTTCATTCTCTTTATGACAGTTTTATGGTCGTTCAATGCATGGTGCACCGATTGCATGTGCTCAAGGATCCCGCGGTTATGCTCAAGTTGGACATCTCAAAAGCATTCAATTCGGTTAAGTGTCCGTTCTTAATTGAAGTGATGAGGAGATTGGGATTTGGCCTAAGGCGGGTCTAATGGATATGTAGATCACCGGCAAGTTCTTCCACAAGGATTATGATCAATGGTGTGCTCGGAGCACTAATCTATAATTGTTGGGGCCTCCACCAAGGAGACCCTCTGTCACCCATGTTGTTCATATTTATCATGGAACATCTCCAGTGCATGCTTCAGCTACCATCATCATGTGGAATTCTCTCTTCTCTGGTGCGAATGAGTGTGAGCCAAAGACCCTCTATGTTTGCGATGACGTGATGATATTCCTGAAGTCAAAGGAGATGGAGCTAAGAGCCTGTTCCTCTATGCTAGAGGTGTTTGGAGTGGCTTTTGGCCCACGGGTGAACTTGACTAAGAGCACAACTATGCCTATTAGATGCTCTTATGGCCAATTCTAGGGGCTTGTGGATCAGCTGACAAGTTGTTTTGCCAAACTAGAGGGCAGCAACGCTGGCAAAAGTAGGAGACTTATTCTCATTCAGGCCGTGCTATGTGCCATCCAAATGTATTGATATGAAAATTCTAAACGAATGCTAGTAATGAAAATAAAGTATTGTGAGTAAATTCACATTGCTATGATGTTTGATATGTAGGAGAATGCTTCCTTGTTAATTTTATTAGACGAGAGTTGCTTGTCGTCAGATGTGCTTGATCCAAGCATGAATCAGAGGAAAAGAGAAATACAATGAAGATTAAGAATGGGGGaggaagaaaggaaaggaaggCAGAATGAATAACAAACATCTTAACTTGCATAGAATTGATAACAAACAAttaagaaggaagaaggatcacgcTGGTGAAGACTTACTAACtgcctactacaacaaggtttgaccACTCCGGTGAGGGAGGGGCAATGACGCGCCTTCAGCTCGTTCGAGTACTTGTAGTTGTCACTAGATGGTCTACAGATCTAGAtgtgatttctatacttatggtgtTCTTTAAATTGTCATGACAGTTGATGAATAGGTTGGAAGTTTCCCCACAAAACAAAAAAGGATAGCAATGTCGATCTTGTCGTAGAAATACACATGATGATCGTTTATATTGAATAGAAATATGAAAAGGTTTATTGAATAAAATTTAAAAGCTCACGTGATGGATGGCAAGGTAAACCATCAGGCCATGGGCCAAAAGCCTGACTGGGCCGCCTTTGAAGTTATCAGGCAGCTTTAGTCTGTTTGATTAGGATCGGGTTTTTTgtttaaaataaatccaggaattgaTTGATGTCACTTAAAACTAGTCCAAATCAATTTCAAAGTTCCAACAAAAATACAATAAATATATATATTTAAATCCTAGGGAAATTATTTCCAACCAAACCAAAATTTGTAAAATCATTATATTTTAGAAAATCTATTATGGGCTGTAAATTAATAATTTCCTTAAAATAATTCTTTTGGGTTGAAATAATTACCATAATGATTTCGAAGacccaaataataattatttctaAGGAAAACTGATGTTATTTCCTCTATTGGAAAATCCAAACAGGCTCTCAAGTGGAACAAGGTCAAAGCAAATCAATCAATTCTATTTAATTGGTTAACATTTCAAAAAAATGATTTTGTTGGGGGGATGTTGCAGCTACTGTTTTCCTACTTCGAATACATGTGTGTTCATCGGCGTTGGAAGTTGAGCTTTGAGATGCTGTAACCGAAGAGGACAGCAAAAACTACGGGGAATGCCGCCAGAACCATGGCTGCCAGCGGCAGCAGGTCGCGTCGAAAACCATAGTAGTCCTTCATGAACGTTGCGACGGATTTGGTCTCTCCAAACACGACTATCATCCTGTCGTTGTAATCCCCGAACTGTGTGGTGAAGAAGACATTGAGCGACCACGACATTGGGGAGATGTAGTAGAGCCATATCCACCATTTCGGTATTTGCTGCCATATGTCCATGAATCCTTTGTGAGCACCATCTTTTTTTTATCTCTAATGGTAATCATATATGTATAAATGTGTATATATATTGAGATGGCTTCACTTACCGGCGCAGGCACGAGGAAGCCGGAGATGAGGTTTTGTAGGCCGTGGCACACAGATGTAAGTATGAATGCAAGTTGAATGTTAGGGGTGAGCGACACAATCATCATTCCCAGGTAGACGAAGTAGAGCAGCGTGCACGACATGGTGTACATGAACCAGAAGAATTTCGCTGGTGTCCACGCATACCCTATCATCGGATATGCTATCAACATGAACATCACTACTTGCATCAGCACATAAGGTATCTCCATCGCAACCTAAACCCAAAGAGGATAGTAACTCAATGTCTGCACATATATAGCAGTAGCATAATATATCTGAAAAATCTTCACGCGATGAATAGGACCTGCGCAAAAGAGTAGGCCCAAGGAGAGTACATCCCTGCAAACCTCTCCCTGTAAACAACGGAGCGCTCGATGGAGACAAATGGCATCACTGCCTGACAAATGTTGGTGCCGGTGAACAGAGTGATTCCATACATGCACCCCAATATGGTGAAGAGGCCTCGCTGGTCGTTTCTACCCTCAAACAAAACAAGCAGCAGCTTCAATCATATATTGCAACATACATGTCCATAATAGATATATGCATAATTAAGCTTGTCTCAGGAAGAAGTGTTTGTCGTATTGGTGAAAACCGAAGAAAGAAACAAAACAAGCAGCAGCATGATTTAAGATATATGCATAATTAAGAGATGGCTACATACATATGGTTGATGTTGCCTCGCTGCCAGAACAATGCGCCGAAGAAAATGCAGAAGCCTAACATGGATGCCAATCGCACCAGGTTGTAGGAAGGGCTTCTCCAGTACGACAAGCACTGCTTCCAGAGACATGCTTTGAATTGCTCCCGAAACTTCTGCGGAAACTGTGTCTTGAAATGGAGGTCACTTGTGCCTGGAATTGGTACGCTCAAGCGCTTTACCAGCATGTCCTTGTTCCTTGCATAGTGGTTAGCACAAATATTCTGTTAAGACTAGTTTACGGGCTGACTGTGTTAAGCATGGTATGGTAACCCATGCTTATGTTCTGTTCTGATCAAAAGTGATTTTGTTTTTCTTAGATATTGTGGAAGGTCCGAGACGCAATTTTTATATGCATAATCTATAGTGTAGTGAttacaattcacatgttaaggcacTATTGCTAACTGAGCCGGATCGTTGAAACTTACTTGCACATTGGCGATGCCCTGTACATTTGTACAAAATCTGCTCCCACTTGAGCTTCCATAGATGTAGAAGTAACTTCTAGCATCCATGTTGATGGGTTGTAGTTGTCCTTGATCCTAGGTATCGCAGGTATTGCCTAGAAGAATAAAAAAAACTCACCAGTTTGTATAGCACAGCAACTGGGGAGAAAAGTCAGACGGTGGACTGGTGGTGAACTAAGTATAGCCTTCTTTGATCAAAACAGACTACATCTATGATTAATATAGCTCACCCCCTTCAGTGGTACGTAGAATGCGAATCACAAGGGCTAAATATGGGTTCATAACAATCCATAACTtcatgaattttctgtgcaaaaaACATAACTTTTGAAAATACAGAAAAAAGGTGAAAACCAAATCTTGTTACGTTTGTTTACTGTAAATGATAGGTTTAATTAAACTGGCCTATATCACATACAAATGGATGATATACAATTACAAAGCATACATGCATTTGTTCAGTCCTTTCGTGCAAGGATGACTTAAAATTCCTAATTACCTGGAAATATTTGATGACCTCACAAGAATGATGTCCAACTGGCCCAGCATAGATCAACTCTCCGCCTCTTCTCATGAGCATCAACTACATTTATATTACAACATAATTAGTAAATATGGTACTTCACTTCCAAATGAATTATTTTGGTTGAGGAATTTCTGATTAATAATGTACAGAAAATTATATGGAACTAGGTTTTACAGTTTAGTCGAATACTTATTAATGAACTTGAATACTTACTACTAATGAAAATGTATGCAGCTGTTGCCATATGCATCTACTTAAGTGGCACTGCTAAGCCGAACCAAGTGTTCTAGATATTTTTCTCTATTCTCCAACTAATCTGGGAATTACCTACCCCATGAAACGAATATGTCAGCACATTTTAATATCATCTTTGTTAATGATACAACAGAGATTCCGTGCCATTCATATAGAAAATTTCACTGTTAGCTTCTCGAAAAATTAGTTGAGGAAGACTCTGTCTTGGACTTAATTTGGGGTTCTTTCAGTTCTGGTGGATAAAGTGATGATTCTCTATCTGAGGTAGCATGCGATTTGTTCCATGTCTGATGGTTAATTGTATGACCTGGCTTCATAATTTTAGGTTATGGTAGCACCACTTTAATTCATGTTTGATCGAATCAAAACTTATTTTTCCACATACTTATCCAATATAATATATTTGTAAATCTATATTAGATTTTTAAATTATTACTTGATACACTACGTCTTGGTGCCTAGAGAGAGAATCTTGGAGAAGGTCAGAAGGCTATATATATGTAAAGTAATTACCTCATTAAATGCCTCAAATATATCGATACTTGGTTGATGAATGGTGCACACGACTGTCCGACCTGTGTCTGCAACGTTCTTGACTGCACGCATGACAATAGCAACTGCCCTTGCATCCAAGCCTGATGTTGGCTCATCCATGAATATGATTGAAGGGTTAGACACAAGCTCGACTGCTATAGTGAGCCGTTTCCGTTGCTCTGTCGACAGTCCATTTACCCCTGGTATTCCAACCAAAGAATCTCTAATTTCATCCAACTCAATTGTTTCAAGAACTTCATTGACAAATTCCTGCAAATACAGATGAGCTCAGAGTTTCATATCTCAACTGTTTCTGGTGGCTAGGATGCTAGTATGCAAACCCTGTACACTATTCCTCTGTCCCAAATTATAAGAAGTTTTTTGTGGTCTAAATAGCCTACCAAAAACGTCTTATAATTTGGGACAGAGGTAGAACTTTTCTTTCCATTTATATATTTGCATATTTGTAGCTTATGTTTCGTTGCAGAAACAAATATAACTCACATTTCTTGCTTTTGAATCAGTTTCTGGTGGAAGGCGCAACCAGGCTGAATATGTAACTGATTCACCTACTGTGATTTGTGGGGAGTGAACATCAGTCTGTTCACAGTAGCCTGATATCCTAGCAAAAGTTTGCTGAATTTTAGGATAACCTCCTATTCTTATATCTCCTTCAATAACACCACCTGTTTTCCTTCcagcaagaacatcaaggagtgttgTTTTTCCCGCTCCAGTAACCCCCATGAGCGCCGAGAGAATCCCTGGCTGAAATGCTCCTGTGATGTTGTGGAGTAGTTGCAGTTTTCTTTCCATGTAGCCATGCTCCCTCATTTGCTGCAATGAGGAAATACTTGGTTATTAGTTATTAGCCCTTGCTATGGCTCTAAGCTCTTCGGTCATGTGTTCATATATGTTAGAGCTACATGAGAATTACCGCGGGGGTGTCTACGTAGTAGTTGACATCCTGGAATGATATTGTAAGGGGCGTGAAAGGCAATGCCATCCTCCCTGGACAAGATTAAATATTGATAAGTCAAATTTGATTTTATTCCATCGACAGTGTGGAGTTGTGCTTAGTTGCATCGTGTAAAATTCAACTAACCAGTGCTATTGGGTATCCATGAAGTTTCTACATGTAACTTAGGCCTCCCATTTTCCGTATCTTTATCTAGATTTCTTCCACCAGATGCGGTAATCTTATTGCAAGAGATAATAGCACGAGAAGATGCTGGAACCGAGAGGCTCATAGAAGATTAGAACAGATGGTATATCTAACAAGAGCAAACAGCATGTTCTTCTGAATTGAAGTATTTTTCTTCCATTTCTGATGTTATGTTTTCTCCAGAATATGCTTGACTGAGTTCACATTCATGTTATACTGTTAGAAAGAAAGTAAAGTATTTAACTTATTTAGCTAATTAGCTTAATGTAATTTAAGCCATGTCGCACTTACGGTTTTTAACGGTCAAGCCGATGGCAAAGCCTACATTGAAcaacaaagtaaacccaatcaatgcTCCAATTGAGATCCAGTAGAAGTAGCTGGAGAAGTCTAGACCTTGATCCATTATTATCCTCCTTCCGAGTGTTACGCCAGATATTATGGTCTATCAACAAAGGAACTTTAGTATCGTTTTGGGATTGCATCTTTAACAATTATAATTCATACTTGGTATGCCACAGTGTACCTCTGACCATCTTGGTGCCAAAAACTCATTTCCAGTTAAGCCTATCTCCGAGTAAGACAGTGGAGATAGCCAAAATCCCCATTTTAGCCAATTAGGCAGAAATGCTGTAGTGATATGGCACTGAAATTGTTAGCGGTGCTTGTTTAATAGTTGAGCACGACATGCGTTTGCTTGAAATTAGGACTCGTCAGTTGTTTGCAGTATGAAGTTTATGAAAAACAAGGGAGTGTCTTACAGCGAGGAATTAAGAAACCTCCAAACAGAAGGGTGACTAGAAATGCCAGAGTACCAACGACAGAACCAGCCACCATTGTTTGACAGTATGAGGCGACACAACGAAACATTGATAATGTTACTGTGTGCATCAGGAAGAGGACGAGGAGCTGACAGAAAAATCTAAACACAAGAATCATGGATGTTAACGCAAAGTAAGGATTGTGTCTGAAAACCTAGGTTTTGTGGAAATAATAAAAAGAGAAGTAAAGATAGTCTTCTCATTTGCAGTTTTTTTTTTTCAGTTGGATGATTATACTACACATCTGAATGACTCGGAATGGGTCAACAGTGATAATTCCTGAATGACAGAAAATGTTGCTCTAGCCACCAACTAATTAGTTTCTACAACAGAATTATGACTTTACCTGGATGCTTCTGGGGCATAGCCAATCAGGTAGTAGGATGTCGACGTCAAAGCTACCGACCCAACTAAAGA
It contains:
- the LOC119337132 gene encoding ABC transporter G family member 41-like, translating into MKEVVRREKEAGITPDPNIDTYMKAISVEGLERSMQTDYIMKIMGLDTCADVLVGDAMRRGISGGERKRLTTGEMIVGPSKVLFMDEISTGLDSSTTFQVVSCLQQLAHISEFTILASLLQPAPETYKLFDDIILMAEGQIIYHGPKSCIMSFFESCGFKCPERKGSADFLQEVLSKKDQQQYWSRAEERYNFVTVNQFCDKFQASQSGQNLAEELSKPYDESKGHKNALSFSIYSLSKWDLLKACFARELLLMKRNAFIHITKATQLGLFGVITGTVFLRTRMGVDRIHANYYMGSLFYVLLQLIVNGFPDMAMTIDRLPVFYKHRDNYFYPAWAYAIPSFILKIPFSLVGSVALTSTSYYLIGYAPEASRFFCQLLVLFLMHTVTLSMFRCVASYCQTMVAGSVVGTLAFLVTLLFGGFLIPRSFLPNWLKWGFWLSPLSYSEIGLTGNEFLAPRWSETIISGVTLGRRIIMDQGLDFSSYFYWISIGALIGFTLLFNVGFAIGLTVKNPSSRAIISCNKITASGGRNLDKDTENGRPKLHVETSWIPNSTGRMALPFTPLTISFQDVNYYVDTPAQMREHGYMERKLQLLHNITGAFQPGILSALMGVTGAGKTTLLDVLAGRKTGGVIEGDIRIGGYPKIQQTFARISGYCEQTDVHSPQITVGESVTYSAWLRLPPETDSKARNEFVNEVLETIELDEIRDSLVGIPGVNGLSTEQRKRLTIAVELVSNPSIIFMDEPTSGLDARAVAIVMRAVKNVADTGRTVVCTIHQPSIDIFEAFNELMLMRRGGELIYAGPVGHHSCEVIKYFQAIPAIPRIKDNYNPSTWMLEVTSTSMEAQVGADFVQMYRASPMCKNKDMLVKRLSVPIPGTSDLHFKTQFPQKFREQFKACLWKQCLSYWRSPSYNLVRLASMLGFCIFFGALFWQRGNINHINDQRGLFTILGCMYGITLFTGTNICQAVMPFVSIERSVVYRERFAGMYSPWAYSFAQVAMEIPYVLMQVVMFMLIAYPMIGYAWTPAKFFWFMYTMSCTLLYFVYLGMMIVSLTPNIQLAFILTSVCHGLQNLISGFLVPAPQIPKWWIWLYYISPMSWSLNVFFTTQFGDYNDRMIVVFGETKSVATFMKDYYGFRRDLLPLAAMVLAAFPVVFAVLFGYSISKLNFQRR